In Chryseobacterium camelliae, one DNA window encodes the following:
- the xylA gene encoding xylose isomerase, with product MNILKETKEFFPGIEEVKFEGRESRNPMAFRYYDAERIVMGKPMKDWTRFAMAWWHTLCADGSDPFGGATIHHPWNTGTDAVSRAKYKMDAGFEFMKKMGFGFYCFHDIDLVEPAGNWKEYESNLQAVVEYAKEKQKETGIKLLWGTANVFTHERYMNGASTNPNFDVVACAGTQVKNSIDATIALGGENYVFWGGREGYMSLLNTDMKREKEHLARFLTMSRDYARKQGFQGTFLIEPKPMEPTKHQYDYDAETVIGFLRHYGLDKDFKLNLEVNHATLAGHTFEHELQAAVDAGLLGSIDANRGDYQNGWDTDQFPIDYYELAQAWMVILQGGGLGTGGVNFDAKIRRNSIDAEDLFISHVSGMDAFAKGLIVAADILENSDYKSLRTERYSSFDLGSGKAFEEGKLTLEDLQKIAHEIGEPQPKSGKQELFEAIINMYI from the coding sequence TAAAAGAAACGAAAGAGTTTTTCCCTGGTATTGAAGAAGTTAAGTTTGAAGGCAGAGAAAGCAGAAACCCTATGGCATTCCGCTATTATGATGCAGAAAGAATCGTAATGGGGAAACCTATGAAAGACTGGACGCGCTTTGCTATGGCATGGTGGCACACGCTATGTGCAGACGGAAGCGATCCTTTCGGAGGTGCAACGATTCACCATCCGTGGAACACGGGTACTGATGCAGTTTCCAGAGCGAAATATAAAATGGACGCCGGTTTCGAATTCATGAAGAAAATGGGCTTCGGTTTTTACTGTTTCCATGATATTGACCTTGTAGAGCCTGCAGGAAACTGGAAGGAATACGAAAGCAATCTTCAGGCTGTAGTAGAATATGCCAAAGAAAAGCAGAAAGAAACCGGGATCAAGCTTCTATGGGGTACCGCCAACGTATTTACCCACGAAAGATATATGAACGGAGCTTCTACCAACCCTAATTTTGATGTAGTAGCCTGTGCAGGGACACAAGTGAAAAACTCTATTGATGCTACCATTGCACTCGGAGGAGAAAACTACGTATTCTGGGGAGGAAGAGAAGGGTATATGAGCCTTCTGAATACCGATATGAAACGTGAAAAAGAGCACCTTGCACGTTTCCTTACCATGTCCCGTGATTATGCCCGTAAGCAAGGCTTCCAGGGAACTTTCCTGATCGAGCCTAAGCCTATGGAGCCAACAAAGCACCAGTATGATTATGATGCGGAAACAGTAATCGGATTCCTGAGACATTACGGACTGGATAAAGATTTCAAACTAAACCTAGAGGTAAATCACGCTACATTGGCAGGACATACATTCGAGCATGAACTACAGGCAGCTGTGGATGCAGGATTACTGGGAAGCATTGACGCCAACAGAGGAGATTATCAGAACGGATGGGATACAGACCAGTTCCCAATCGACTATTATGAACTGGCTCAGGCATGGATGGTTATTCTTCAGGGAGGAGGATTAGGAACCGGAGGGGTGAATTTCGATGCTAAAATCCGTCGTAATTCAATTGATGCCGAAGATCTTTTCATCTCTCACGTTTCTGGTATGGATGCTTTTGCCAAAGGTTTGATTGTAGCTGCAGATATCCTGGAAAATTCAGATTATAAATCATTGAGAACAGAAAGATATTCTTCTTTTGACCTTGGAAGCGGAAAAGCATTTGAGGAAGGTAAACTTACACTGGAAGACCTTCAGAAAATTGCTCACGAAATAGGGGAGCCACAGCCGAAAAGCGGTAAGCAGGAATTATTCGAGGCCATTATTAACATGTATATCTAA
- a CDS encoding SusC/RagA family TonB-linked outer membrane protein: MKGFKPIKINKATVFFAMALLPSSLAYSQAKRDTLPKEKKIEEVVVIGYGTQRKEAVTGSVATVKGDALREVPSANITQALQGRAAGVDISQSSTKPGASMQIRIRGTRSLTGSNDPLIVLDGIPFVGALSDISSSDIKSIDILKDASATAIYGSRGANGVILVTTNRGSKGQKPRFTYNNFTGVQTLFSKYPMMDGPKFAKLRAYATPFNSSNPLYATTGDESVNNNTDWQNLYYKPAMITSHDIGVSGGTEGGNYNVGLSYFKQDALIPLQNYERFALRMAVDQQVGKNFKFGFTTNTNYSQSEGNGLNPGAVLGYSPLVNPYNADGSLKRTMITAGGIDQTWIYTRQSIESLGDKYVDETKSFASYNNMYGELTLPLNGLKYRLNVGLDYRTSNSGNYAGVGVFNTNPLGPSSAGRGNNQTYHWVLENLLTYDRTFGKHKINAVALYSAEDNKYTSSYMSAKNVPADFFQYYNLGQSPQADITVRPEDQVYTKNGLLSAMGRVMYTFDNKYMITATLRADGSSRLAPGNKWHTYPALSLGWNVTNESFMQNIKAINLLKLRAGWGQTSNQAVAPYSTLGQMAVAPYNFGSGSSTGVYVTQAPNPGLGWEYSKTQNYGLDFGLFNNRLSGSVEYYKTHTFDLLTSKNLPMSSGLVNVISNVAETENKGFEVALNGVILDNPEGFTWEAGVNFYTNRNKILALASGIDKDESNLWFVGHNINALYDYKYIGLWQAGDQYMGILEPGDPRDVIGSIKVLYTGGYNADGTPVRAIGPADRQIFDTAPKFQGGFNMRFAYKNFDLSTVGAFQHGGILISTLYGSASYLNRMTGRGNNVDVDYWTEDNTDAYFPRPGRHLSGDNPKYSSTLAMFDASYVKLRTITLGYNINKDFLKDLKINSFRVYFTVTNPVVLFSPYHKFSGMDPEPNSFGNQNQAVNGYQSRQLVIGTNNPSTRNYLMGINLTF; this comes from the coding sequence ATGAAAGGATTTAAACCTATTAAAATTAATAAGGCAACGGTATTTTTTGCTATGGCATTACTGCCTTCCAGCCTTGCTTATTCACAAGCCAAGAGAGATACCCTGCCTAAAGAGAAAAAGATAGAGGAAGTTGTTGTCATCGGATATGGTACCCAGAGAAAAGAAGCGGTTACCGGATCTGTAGCCACTGTAAAAGGTGATGCTTTAAGAGAAGTCCCTTCTGCCAACATTACCCAGGCTTTACAGGGTAGAGCAGCAGGGGTTGACATTTCGCAGTCTTCCACAAAACCTGGAGCTTCCATGCAGATCCGTATCCGTGGAACAAGGTCTTTAACCGGAAGCAATGATCCTCTGATCGTTCTGGACGGAATTCCGTTTGTAGGAGCGTTGAGTGACATCAGCTCCAGCGATATCAAGAGTATTGATATCTTAAAGGATGCTTCCGCAACAGCAATTTATGGATCAAGAGGAGCCAACGGGGTTATTTTAGTGACGACCAACAGAGGTTCTAAAGGCCAGAAACCGCGTTTTACCTATAATAACTTCACCGGAGTTCAGACGCTGTTTTCTAAATACCCGATGATGGACGGCCCTAAGTTTGCGAAACTTCGTGCTTATGCTACTCCTTTTAACAGTTCGAATCCATTGTACGCCACTACCGGGGACGAATCTGTAAACAATAATACAGACTGGCAGAATCTATATTATAAGCCTGCTATGATCACCAGCCACGATATCGGCGTATCCGGTGGAACGGAAGGCGGAAACTATAATGTTGGCTTATCCTATTTCAAACAGGATGCCTTGATTCCGCTTCAGAACTATGAGCGATTTGCCTTGCGTATGGCTGTTGATCAGCAGGTAGGTAAGAATTTCAAATTCGGATTCACCACCAATACCAATTACTCTCAATCAGAAGGCAACGGGCTGAACCCCGGAGCTGTTCTTGGATATTCTCCACTAGTTAATCCGTACAATGCAGACGGCAGTCTTAAGAGAACCATGATTACGGCCGGAGGAATCGATCAGACATGGATTTATACCCGTCAGTCCATAGAAAGTTTAGGCGATAAATACGTTGACGAAACCAAATCCTTTGCTTCCTATAACAATATGTATGGTGAACTCACTTTACCGCTGAACGGATTGAAATACCGACTGAACGTAGGATTGGACTACCGTACTTCCAACAGCGGTAACTATGCAGGAGTAGGGGTATTCAATACCAATCCTCTCGGGCCTTCATCTGCAGGCAGAGGAAACAACCAGACATACCACTGGGTTTTGGAAAACCTCCTGACATATGACCGTACTTTCGGAAAGCATAAAATTAACGCTGTTGCCTTATATTCTGCAGAAGATAACAAGTACACCAGCTCTTATATGAGCGCAAAGAATGTACCTGCCGATTTCTTCCAGTATTATAACCTAGGCCAATCTCCTCAGGCGGATATAACCGTAAGACCGGAAGATCAGGTGTATACCAAAAACGGACTTCTGTCTGCGATGGGAAGGGTAATGTATACTTTCGACAATAAGTATATGATTACAGCAACATTACGTGCTGACGGATCATCAAGACTGGCACCGGGAAATAAATGGCATACGTATCCTGCATTATCATTAGGATGGAATGTGACGAATGAGTCATTCATGCAGAATATTAAAGCGATCAATTTATTGAAGCTAAGAGCAGGATGGGGACAAACATCCAACCAGGCGGTAGCGCCGTATTCCACATTAGGCCAGATGGCTGTGGCTCCGTATAATTTCGGATCCGGAAGCAGCACAGGGGTGTATGTAACCCAGGCACCCAATCCGGGCTTAGGATGGGAATATTCAAAGACTCAGAATTACGGTTTGGATTTCGGATTGTTTAACAATAGGCTTTCCGGTAGTGTAGAATATTATAAAACGCATACGTTCGACTTATTGACGTCCAAAAACCTTCCGATGTCATCCGGTCTTGTCAACGTGATTTCCAATGTTGCTGAAACAGAAAACAAGGGATTTGAAGTGGCTTTGAACGGTGTTATTTTAGACAATCCTGAAGGGTTTACCTGGGAAGCAGGCGTAAATTTCTATACCAACAGAAACAAAATCTTAGCTCTTGCATCAGGAATTGATAAAGATGAATCCAACCTGTGGTTTGTAGGCCATAATATTAATGCGCTGTATGATTATAAGTACATCGGATTATGGCAGGCCGGAGATCAGTACATGGGAATTCTGGAGCCTGGGGATCCGAGAGATGTAATAGGATCTATCAAAGTCCTTTATACAGGAGGATACAATGCAGATGGGACACCGGTAAGAGCGATTGGTCCTGCAGACCGTCAGATTTTCGATACTGCTCCTAAATTTCAGGGAGGATTCAATATGCGTTTCGCTTATAAAAACTTTGATCTAAGCACGGTAGGAGCATTCCAACATGGCGGAATCCTGATCAGTACGCTGTATGGATCTGCGAGCTACCTGAACAGAATGACCGGTAGAGGAAATAACGTTGATGTTGATTACTGGACAGAAGACAATACGGATGCTTACTTTCCGCGTCCGGGAAGACATTTAAGTGGTGACAACCCGAAATATTCTTCCACACTGGCTATGTTTGATGCCTCTTATGTTAAACTTCGTACCATTACCTTAGGGTATAACATCAACAAAGATTTCTTAAAAGATTTAAAAATCAATAGCTTCAGAGTTTATTTCACAGTGACTAATCCGGTAGTACTATTCTCTCCATACCATAAATTCTCCGGAATGGATCCTGAACCTAACTCTTTTGGTAACCAGAACCAGGCTGTAAACGGATACCAGTCCCGTCAGTTGGTTATCGGAACCAATAACCCTTCTACCAGAAATTATTTAATGGGAATTAACTTAACTTTTTAA